In the genome of Aedes aegypti strain LVP_AGWG chromosome 2, AaegL5.0 Primary Assembly, whole genome shotgun sequence, the window tgcaaatcctgccatataatttcatagcaggatcgcgagtgcgttgaaattgcattctcctcacgtttttaaggcggatcatcgtctataatcacggattcaaattttcacatttcggaattgcaatgctcctggcttaaacaatggaatttgtttaaagtttcaagagcattgtcaatatcaggttttgtttgtaaagaaatgttaacatcaagattagtcaatatacgtttcatatatattctagtcggctcgaaaataattgaaagtggagctgataggattgagaatcgcttcatgggatatttgaaatgtaacagggacatgatcagaatcgaaATCAGCATGATTAATCAATtgactacaaagatgactagagtcggttaaggctaagtagcccgtcattcgttttggcaacaatgatgacttttcagcttgcatttcaaagtgataaaactcagtcttgatagtttatattgacttgaaaaagtatcactgtaagCACTTACATGTATAAAGtaggctgatactttttcagctgcgtcagtgcaaaaccaactgattttctttgattagaaatcgtgagatgaattagcaacaatcatcaacgacgcgtaaaaatttcaatgacggcctacttcgccttaagaccaagtcaatcgtagatggattacCAGTCCAGTTGTATGGATTGTCAACAGTAGAACAATAAGCTCAGCCAATACAACAAAATACGATTTCAAACTTGCTTTATTGTTAGACGACCAAAACTTCAATCATCTATACCACCGGGACTAATGTTCCACAATTGAATTCCTAATCCTCATATCCGGACGGCAGTGGGTTAACATGGGGGTTATGAAACAGACTGCGCTGGCCCTCTCCCCATGGGAAACGCTTGTTGCGGATACGCATATGCTCGTACGGAATGAACTCCGGGCGGGGATGTCCGTGGTGTTCCTGGTGCTTCAGGTACGCATTCAACATGCACAAACCCACGGCCGGCAAGGCAACGAAGAAGGAAAGTTTCTTCCAGGTCTTGTAGCCACCACCTTGAAAAAGAAAATGTCAACTCGTGAGCATCTCCATAAAAATTCTTGTCAACCACCGAAAATCGCTTACCTCCATGTCCAGCAACTGCGGATGGTCCGGTCACGGCATTACGGGCAGCCGATTGGGAAATTGCACGCAGCAAGACGTGATTTACGAGCGACATTTTTtccaacaatgaaaaccaaGAACACTTTTTTCCGTCTTGACTCTGGCTGCTGCTGCTCGTGTGTCGTTTCGTAATCGATTGGTGAGACGTGAGATTTCCCAATGTTTTCGGGTGAGTTCTGCGTGAGAAACCATTGACAGCTGATGTCGGTTGACAGTTTTTGTTGACAGTTCGCAAAAAGGGGACGTCCACTGATGGCGTAAAACTTGTTTTTACCACACGGCAAAAATTCCAGTACCCTGATTTATACCGAAATCaataaatctcgattactttttcaaatcgacgtaagtaactttcatatggttttgagaaaattaattcagaagaatcacaacctgtcttttaaaactgttttaaaattaatcaactttttaaacttttttcgccgtgtacatcgcttaaattttgcatacatttagctcgcgttcaaaaactagggagttcctgttatttcccacaaaaaaaatattacaaaatgataagccgatttattcagttactttcgacgtttttctaccagtgtaaaatcggctcaagtagtgttttgtttcgattcgtggttaagtcactttgtctctccatacagcggagcgacgaaagtagtggttaggtagaGAAAGTTGAAaaccttactttcgtcgttttgtaaatccggaaattaaacgttttaaaagtgaaaaatcgggttggttcagagcgcaacgggtagaatttcgtctgcgaaacacgtagaatcgataacgtaagtttgtatacttttttgacttgagtctgttagaataagttttcgagaaatatttAACTTTAATTAAGCTATCAGTACACACTTTGCCAAAATTTCCTACTGAGAGTCCCAtttcccggataaaaaatacaatacaaaaacaatataacataTTGTAACAGTaatattcaatatattggaaatacaatatactgtatgggtttattcacaaatttcataacgctaaaaatatctattttcgacacccacctaCCCCCTAGTGacgctttttatatgaatattatcCAAATTTTGTATAGGCTGTAACATATTCAGGATACCCACcgacccccttcagcgttatgaaatttatgaatgggccctattgtaaaatgacaatacaattacagtacaatatattattttgaacagttcactgtatggtttatgagatttttgcaatataatgtatgggtggttaagtatcgtaacaatacaaatatagatattttctcatacatacattttgaaaatacaataccatatattgttcatgtattgtcttgattagcaattcgtgtattgttgtaaaatacaaaaacaattcaataaaCTGTATTTATTAGTGGTGAAAAgtatagaatttgtattttATATGGATTGTCTCCCAACTTACCAGATATTCGTGCCAACGGTAGCGaaataattttaactcctatagaagtaaagatatttaccatggttgcattcgtcgttacagctaatgtcaagtgacttctacaaaactacttaattttactatttgaatatttttcaccgacatttcttgctttctgaacttgttttgtttacttcttttaaccaagctacacagaaaaaagcaatagttgttttacgcgaaaataggaatttgactaaaattgtaaggtataaaaccaataaaaaacaatacagtgttctgttacaacatattatattgtttttgaattgtatattcaaacaagaatgatgttgcttcaacattcaattacaatacgctgtattgtatcgaatacgttatattgtacaataatggtttattccattcactgaatgatacgtttttatccgggttgaTGTGACATGTTTTTTTCAGCTGCGTACTGAGATCAAAGAAAAAAGagaaacattacattcatttcttatatctaggtgttctatgttagacaacactatcatcctaatttggtaaaacaaatttaagattaaattaacattttgttaacaacatattacatttcatttgccgtagcagctcagattttttacaggtgagttgatttctcgcgtaacttttcaaaacgtcctaagtaacaaatgtaaacaaatcgagattatcattACAAAGCATTCGTTGTGAACCACTTAATATCACATTGAAACACTCGTATTGATACATACACAAGTAATTAATCTGTTAAAAGCTTGACGAAATAACCAAAGTACAAATCAGCCTGgcttttaatcaattgttactttggacctttgatcagaaAATCAGCCATAGGTCCTAAGTAACGCAATGAATAAAAACAATGCTAAAAAGTTACATAGGACATTTTCAAATAGTGGTTTTTGACGACGTTCGGTGGGTTCAGAATTCGCTCCGGTGTATTCGGAATGATGCGGAAACCGTTCTTCGTGAACATTGGCGTTTTCACCAAGCAGACACATTTGGGTGAGCTCATGTGCCGTTCCGGAGATTCCGGTCCAAATCCACTAGTTGGTGATATCACTTACCTTGATCACAGCACTTCCGACAAAATATTGATGCGCTCGGCATTCTTGGGGCTTGGATTCGTTCCGTTCTGCTGCTCCTGTCCTTCCTCCAGCTTCCACCCATCGGTTTATTTCATGGCATCGTAATGCTTCACCATGACCCAGATCAAAATCCGTTGTCGCTCGGTTCGGAATGAATCTGTCCACGCCGGAAAGTTTCTTTTGGCTGGGCGTTTGCGATTTACCTGCCTTCTTGTTGCTGGATCCACCTCCGGG includes:
- the LOC5577630 gene encoding cytochrome c oxidase subunit 6A2, mitochondrial gives rise to the protein MSLVNHVLLRAISQSAARNAVTGPSAVAGHGGGGYKTWKKLSFFVALPAVGLCMLNAYLKHQEHHGHPRPEFIPYEHMRIRNKRFPWGEGQRSLFHNPHVNPLPSGYED